The following proteins are co-located in the Polymorphospora rubra genome:
- a CDS encoding tetratricopeptide repeat protein gives MARRSRTDPRPGDEDFVPLTDAERRAHAEALSIAHAGHNCAEQAASLRQAGEYYAILGEHDLAEQVFRQALGIEEGEPGAAQADYASFLLDRHRPDEAMAMITEARRLHPEHPDVFSVIGEALEEHGYAQQAVRWFTAGLVSHHGHLTDLDLDDLRDDFDTELLARGRYRARQSLGLQQDHIDALVQELQRDNAATADAR, from the coding sequence ATGGCGCGTAGAAGCCGCACTGATCCCCGCCCCGGCGACGAGGATTTCGTCCCGCTCACCGACGCCGAACGGCGTGCGCACGCCGAGGCGCTGTCGATCGCCCACGCCGGCCACAACTGCGCCGAACAGGCGGCCAGTCTGCGCCAGGCCGGGGAGTACTACGCGATCCTCGGCGAACACGACCTGGCCGAGCAGGTGTTCCGCCAGGCACTCGGGATCGAGGAGGGCGAACCCGGCGCCGCGCAGGCCGACTACGCCTCGTTCCTGCTCGACCGGCACCGACCTGACGAAGCCATGGCCATGATCACCGAAGCGCGTCGGCTCCACCCCGAGCACCCCGACGTGTTCAGTGTCATCGGTGAGGCTCTCGAGGAACACGGGTATGCCCAACAGGCCGTCCGCTGGTTCACCGCCGGCCTCGTATCGCACCACGGCCACCTCACGGATCTCGACCTGGATGACCTACGCGACGACTTCGATACCGAGTTGCTGGCCCGCGGCCGCTACCGGGCACGCCAGTCCCTGGGCCTGCAGCAGGACCACATCGACGCTCTGGTGCAGGAACTACAACGCGACAACGCCGCCACTGCCGACGCCCGTTAG
- a CDS encoding sigma-70 family RNA polymerase sigma factor translates to MTFEEFLHAEMAGLSRFAGAVCGDHHLAEDVLSDALVTVSARWHRIVRMDHPLAYVRRVVTRTFLSELRKTRRRRTESTADMTRLDQSQDDASGVVGQRDEVRRLLSALTPQQRTAVVLRYMFDQTDGEIAAVLNCSAATVRSHLSHARSTLRLTVTKERGRS, encoded by the coding sequence GTGACGTTCGAGGAGTTCCTCCACGCCGAAATGGCTGGTTTGTCACGCTTCGCCGGCGCGGTCTGTGGAGACCATCATCTTGCCGAGGACGTGCTGTCCGACGCGCTGGTGACCGTGTCCGCGCGTTGGCACCGTATCGTCCGGATGGATCATCCCCTCGCGTACGTGCGTCGCGTCGTGACCAGGACGTTCCTGTCGGAGCTCCGGAAAACCCGGCGGCGCCGGACCGAGTCCACCGCCGACATGACGAGACTCGACCAGTCGCAGGACGACGCCTCCGGGGTGGTCGGACAGCGCGATGAGGTGCGGCGGCTGCTGTCCGCCCTGACACCGCAGCAACGAACCGCAGTCGTCCTGCGATACATGTTCGACCAGACCGACGGGGAGATCGCCGCCGTGCTGAACTGCTCGGCCGCCACGGTTCGGTCCCATCTCTCGCACGCCCGGTCCACGCTGCGACTGACCGTCACCAAGGAACGAGGCAGATCATGA
- a CDS encoding AAA family ATPase, translating to MIVWINGAFGSGKTTAAGLLTKRLDGAKLFDPEYVGFMLMPFVESPTGDFQDLPLWRHLVIEAMTGLARQYRHPWVAPMSLINAAYRAEILGGIRGAGVEVHEFVLAVPEDRLRARIDTDQVEVKARRWRHDHVDQALTTFGSLTDATFIDGTQPPKEVAEAVLTRLRG from the coding sequence ATGATTGTCTGGATCAACGGCGCGTTCGGTTCGGGCAAGACGACGGCGGCGGGCCTGCTGACCAAGAGGTTGGACGGGGCGAAGCTGTTCGACCCCGAGTACGTCGGCTTCATGCTGATGCCGTTCGTCGAGTCACCGACCGGCGATTTCCAGGATCTGCCGCTGTGGCGGCACCTCGTGATCGAAGCGATGACCGGCCTGGCCCGGCAGTACCGGCATCCGTGGGTCGCCCCGATGAGCCTGATCAACGCGGCTTACCGGGCCGAGATCCTGGGCGGCATCCGCGGCGCCGGTGTCGAGGTCCATGAGTTCGTGCTCGCCGTACCCGAGGACCGGCTGCGGGCCCGGATCGACACGGACCAGGTGGAGGTGAAGGCGCGCCGGTGGCGACACGACCATGTCGACCAGGCACTGACCACGTTCGGCTCGCTGACCGACGCCACCTTCATCGACGGGACACAGCCGCCCAAAGAGGTGGCCGAGGCCGTCCTGACGCGGCTACGGGGATGA
- a CDS encoding helicase-related protein: protein MTAAGSVVVVAAKWYGGNAVNVTYRDEGGQVADQLLYRDNEARLRVQEASSAYGFDGDGALFKLAAEALRIQMAARFDPMLAVTTSDLEPLPHQIQAVYGDLLDRSPLRFVLADDPGAGKTIMAGLYIKELMLRGDLERCLIVAPGGLVDQWQEELLDKFGLRFEVLTRDLIASQIDQSVFDKFPLLIGRMDQLARSEELQEQLARSDWDVVVVDEAHRMSASYFGDELKKTKRYVLGELLGKHTRHLLLMTATPHAGNEASFQLFMGLLDSDRFEGRYRDGVSSTDTDGLMRRMVKEDLLTFEGKPLFPERRAYTVPYQLSEPEWELYEVVTEYVREQMGKAQQLAERGESRRGNTVGFALTVLQRRLASSPEAILQSLVRRHRRLQLLRQELIVNGAPDGGLRDRLAGILSRGPVDYDAALEDMPSAEREQLEDDVVNAATTAQTLAELDKEIAILADLVEVARRVRDLGTDKKWTELSELLLSHPMIRDSDGTPRKLIVFTEHRDTLEYLVGRIRALLGSEEAVVSIHGGVSRDNRRKIKELFTQDKDCRILVATDAAGEGLNLQRANLMVNYDLPWNPNRIEQRFGRIHRIGQTEVCHLWNLVAEDTREGAVFIRLLHKIDEQRRAYKGKVFDVLGEAFQDQPLRGLLMQAIQYGDRPEVRDRLNQVIDASVGEGLEKLLAERALAHQKLAESDVATWRLRMEEARARRLQPHYIKAFFIAAFKLLGGRISEREPGRYEITHVPGDVLGYERLIKIGTRVLRRYERVTFDRDLVRPAGVSQADLVAPGHPLLDTVVALIVERYGTQLKQGAVLVNRRDVGEEPHLLVAVAQEIADGDERPRTISKRFDFIEIGEFRARAAGSAPYLDYVPAGEEERRLVAAVTQQVWLASGVEDIAISWAISDGLATHVSEIQQRVSIETERTRRLVRQRLLQEINYWDSRHADLRDAEAAGKSVKIKSEIAARRARDLEQRLERRMVELDCAERLQVRPPRVAGAALVIPQGLLDRLAGLRDGPPEAYARDTALVERRAVDLVLQEERKLGRNPEEMAHNNPGYDVRSRTVDDRWVFIEVKGRTAGAENFHVTRTEVLTGKNSGTSFRLALVSVHPDGSERDEVRYVVDPFKDVDFGSFDATELGGDWAKTWRRGGEPV, encoded by the coding sequence GTGACGGCAGCCGGCTCGGTGGTCGTGGTGGCTGCGAAGTGGTACGGCGGCAACGCCGTGAACGTCACCTACCGCGACGAGGGCGGTCAGGTTGCCGATCAGCTGCTCTACCGCGACAACGAGGCCCGTCTGCGCGTGCAGGAGGCTTCCTCGGCCTACGGGTTCGACGGCGATGGCGCGCTGTTTAAGCTGGCCGCCGAGGCCTTACGCATCCAGATGGCGGCCAGGTTCGATCCAATGCTCGCGGTCACTACCAGCGACTTGGAGCCGCTGCCCCACCAGATTCAGGCGGTGTACGGCGACCTGCTGGACCGCAGCCCGCTTCGGTTCGTGCTCGCCGACGACCCTGGTGCCGGCAAGACGATCATGGCTGGTCTCTATATCAAGGAGCTGATGCTTCGTGGTGACTTGGAGCGCTGCCTCATCGTGGCGCCCGGTGGGCTTGTCGATCAGTGGCAGGAAGAATTGCTCGACAAGTTCGGCCTCCGATTTGAGGTGTTGACCCGCGACCTGATCGCCAGCCAGATCGATCAGAGCGTGTTCGACAAGTTCCCTCTGCTCATCGGCCGCATGGATCAGCTGGCCCGCTCGGAGGAGTTGCAGGAGCAGCTCGCGCGAAGCGACTGGGACGTCGTAGTCGTGGACGAGGCGCACCGCATGTCAGCCAGCTACTTCGGCGACGAGTTGAAGAAGACGAAGCGGTACGTTCTGGGTGAGCTGCTCGGCAAGCACACCCGGCACCTGCTGCTGATGACAGCGACCCCGCACGCCGGCAACGAGGCAAGTTTCCAGCTGTTCATGGGCCTGCTCGACTCCGACCGGTTCGAGGGCCGCTACCGCGACGGTGTCAGCTCGACCGATACCGACGGCCTCATGCGTCGCATGGTCAAGGAAGACCTGCTCACCTTCGAAGGTAAGCCGCTGTTTCCCGAACGCCGGGCGTACACGGTGCCGTACCAGCTCTCCGAACCCGAGTGGGAGCTGTACGAGGTGGTCACCGAGTACGTGCGCGAACAGATGGGCAAGGCCCAACAACTCGCCGAACGCGGCGAGAGCCGGCGGGGCAACACTGTCGGCTTCGCCCTGACCGTCCTGCAGCGGCGCCTGGCCTCCAGCCCCGAGGCGATCCTTCAGTCGCTGGTACGCCGCCACCGCCGGTTGCAGTTGCTCCGCCAGGAACTGATCGTCAATGGCGCACCGGACGGTGGACTGCGTGATCGTCTCGCGGGCATCCTCAGCCGAGGGCCGGTGGACTATGATGCTGCGCTGGAAGACATGCCCAGCGCCGAGCGTGAGCAGCTCGAAGACGACGTGGTGAACGCCGCCACCACCGCCCAAACCCTCGCCGAGTTGGACAAGGAGATCGCCATCCTCGCCGACCTGGTCGAGGTTGCGCGCCGCGTCCGGGACCTGGGTACCGACAAGAAGTGGACCGAGCTGAGCGAGCTGCTGCTCAGCCATCCCATGATCCGCGATAGTGACGGCACTCCCCGCAAACTGATCGTCTTCACGGAGCACCGAGACACCCTGGAGTACCTGGTCGGCCGTATCCGCGCCCTGCTCGGCAGCGAGGAGGCCGTCGTGTCCATCCACGGCGGCGTGTCCCGGGACAACCGCCGCAAGATCAAGGAGCTATTTACGCAGGACAAGGACTGTCGAATCCTGGTGGCCACCGACGCCGCCGGCGAAGGCCTCAACCTTCAGCGGGCCAACCTGATGGTCAACTACGACCTGCCGTGGAACCCCAACCGGATCGAACAGCGCTTCGGCCGCATCCATCGCATCGGGCAGACCGAGGTCTGCCACCTGTGGAACCTCGTCGCCGAGGACACCCGGGAGGGTGCTGTCTTTATCCGCCTCCTTCACAAGATCGATGAGCAGCGTCGCGCGTACAAGGGCAAGGTCTTCGACGTGCTCGGCGAGGCGTTCCAGGACCAGCCGCTGCGGGGACTTCTCATGCAGGCCATCCAGTATGGTGACCGGCCCGAGGTCCGTGACCGGCTCAACCAGGTCATCGATGCATCGGTGGGCGAGGGTTTGGAGAAGTTGCTCGCCGAGCGCGCCCTGGCGCACCAGAAGCTGGCCGAGTCTGACGTCGCGACCTGGAGACTGCGGATGGAGGAGGCGCGGGCTCGTCGCCTGCAACCGCACTACATCAAGGCGTTCTTCATCGCCGCATTTAAGCTGCTGGGAGGCCGGATCTCCGAGCGCGAACCGGGCCGCTACGAGATCACTCACGTTCCCGGCGACGTACTAGGCTACGAGCGACTCATAAAGATCGGCACACGGGTCCTGCGCCGATACGAGCGCGTAACCTTCGACCGGGACCTTGTCCGCCCCGCAGGCGTGTCTCAGGCCGACCTCGTCGCCCCCGGTCACCCGCTTCTCGACACGGTTGTTGCCCTGATCGTCGAGCGCTACGGCACGCAACTAAAGCAAGGGGCCGTGCTGGTTAACCGTCGCGACGTCGGTGAAGAGCCGCACCTGCTCGTCGCTGTCGCCCAGGAGATCGCCGACGGGGACGAACGACCCCGCACCATCAGCAAGCGGTTCGATTTCATCGAGATTGGCGAGTTCCGTGCCCGTGCCGCAGGTTCCGCCCCTTACCTCGATTACGTGCCGGCAGGTGAGGAGGAGCGGCGCCTCGTAGCGGCGGTAACCCAGCAGGTTTGGCTTGCCAGCGGCGTGGAGGACATCGCGATCAGCTGGGCGATCTCCGACGGGCTGGCGACGCACGTGTCGGAGATCCAGCAGCGGGTGTCGATCGAGACCGAACGCACCCGGCGTCTGGTCCGCCAGCGTCTTCTCCAAGAGATCAACTACTGGGACTCTCGGCACGCCGATCTCCGTGACGCCGAAGCCGCTGGCAAGTCGGTAAAGATCAAGTCTGAGATCGCAGCGCGGCGCGCACGGGACCTTGAACAGCGTCTGGAACGCCGCATGGTCGAACTCGACTGTGCCGAGAGGCTCCAGGTCCGGCCACCGCGGGTGGCTGGCGCCGCGTTGGTCATCCCGCAAGGGCTGCTCGACCGGCTGGCCGGCCTTCGGGACGGCCCGCCGGAGGCGTACGCCCGAGACACCGCGCTGGTGGAACGACGCGCCGTCGATCTGGTCCTGCAGGAGGAGCGCAAACTGGGACGGAACCCGGAGGAGATGGCTCACAACAACCCCGGCTACGATGTTCGCTCACGCACGGTCGATGATCGGTGGGTGTTCATCGAGGTAAAGGGCCGCACCGCGGGCGCTGAGAACTTCCACGTCACCCGCACCGAGGTCCTCACCGGGAAGAACTCCGGTACAAGCTTCCGTCTGGCCCTGGTCAGCGTTCACCCAGATGGGTCTGAGCGCGACGAGGTCCGGTACGTCGTAGACCCGTTCAAGGACGTGGACTTCGGCAGCTTCGACGCCACCGAGCTCGGCGGCGACTGGGCCAAGACGTGGCGACGAGGAGGAGAGCCGGTATGA
- a CDS encoding IS3 family transposase (programmed frameshift): MSRKKGPRSDGPRARRSFSPGQKLDLLARYEEAVADGDGGAFLRREGLYSSLMSEWRRARDAGLLQGKPAGQTVGRPSAEQAEIARLRRELERTQARLARTETALTIMGKARELLEELQERAGGPGRVRARQTLMAAYHGLTGAGTTTRNAKRLTGIARSSADRDRRRPSPVRPVRHTPANALTPAEREQVLHVLNSPEFVDTAPAQIYAALLDRGVYVGSIATMYRILREHEQVRERRRQARHPARQRPELVADGPRRVYTWDITKLPGPAKGVYYDAYVMIDIYSRYIVGARVHARESGPLAESMIRQVFDTHGVPHVVHADRGTSMTSKSVADLLEDLDVTRSHSRPKVSNDNPYSESWFKTSKYAPVFPDRFASLADARTFMTDFVTWYNHCHRHCGIGLHTPADVHHGRHHTVRAAREDTLTAARAANPERFGTSRLLPKILDLPAQVWINKPDQKTESLVQAA; encoded by the exons ATGAGTCGCAAGAAGGGGCCGCGTTCGGACGGGCCGCGGGCGCGTCGGTCGTTCAGCCCGGGGCAGAAGCTGGACCTGTTGGCCCGGTACGAGGAGGCCGTCGCGGACGGTGACGGTGGGGCGTTCCTGCGGCGGGAGGGTTTGTACTCGTCGTTGATGTCGGAGTGGCGCCGGGCCCGTGACGCCGGCCTGTTGCAGGGCAAGCCGGCCGGACAGACGGTCGGGCGGCCCAGCGCCGAGCAGGCCGAGATCGCCCGGTTGCGGCGTGAGTTGGAGCGTACGCAGGCCCGGTTGGCGCGTACGGAGACGGCGCTGACGATCATGGGAAAAGCGCGCGAGCTCTTGGAGGAG CTCCAGGAGCGAGCCGGAGGACCCGGACGTGTTCGGGCTCGGCAGACGCTGATGGCCGCCTATCACGGGTTGACCGGTGCGGGGACCACCACACGGAACGCGAAGCGGCTGACCGGGATCGCCCGCTCCAGCGCCGATCGTGACCGGCGCCGGCCGAGTCCGGTCCGCCCGGTGCGGCATACGCCGGCGAACGCGCTCACCCCGGCCGAACGTGAGCAGGTCCTACACGTGTTGAACAGTCCCGAGTTCGTCGACACCGCCCCGGCACAGATCTACGCGGCCCTGTTGGACCGGGGCGTGTACGTCGGGTCGATCGCCACCATGTACCGGATCCTTCGCGAGCACGAGCAGGTCCGGGAACGGCGCCGGCAGGCCCGGCACCCGGCCCGCCAGCGTCCCGAACTGGTCGCCGACGGTCCGCGGCGCGTCTACACCTGGGACATCACGAAACTGCCCGGCCCTGCCAAAGGTGTCTACTACGACGCCTACGTGATGATCGACATCTACTCCCGGTACATCGTCGGTGCACGGGTCCACGCCCGCGAGTCCGGTCCCCTCGCGGAATCGATGATCCGCCAGGTGTTCGACACCCACGGCGTCCCGCACGTCGTGCATGCCGACCGGGGCACCTCGATGACCTCGAAATCCGTCGCCGACCTGCTCGAAGACCTCGACGTGACCCGCTCACACTCCCGGCCAAAGGTGAGCAACGACAACCCGTACAGCGAATCCTGGTTCAAGACGTCGAAGTACGCGCCGGTCTTCCCGGACCGGTTCGCGTCCCTCGCCGACGCCCGAACGTTCATGACCGACTTCGTGACCTGGTACAACCACTGCCACCGGCACTGCGGGATCGGGCTGCACACCCCCGCCGACGTCCACCACGGCCGCCACCACACCGTCCGCGCCGCCCGTGAGGACACCCTGACCGCCGCCCGCGCCGCGAACCCGGAACGGTTCGGCACCAGCCGACTCCTGCCCAAGATCCTCGACCTGCCCGCCCAGGTCTGGATCAACAAGCCAGACCAGAAAACCGAGTCCCTGGTACAAGCTGCTTAA
- a CDS encoding IS3 family transposase — protein MNVYPFIEAEKARQGNVKRACELLEVSRSAYYQHRTAGLSPRARQDVELTERIIVVHDASASTYGAPRVHAELRAQGRRHSRKRIARLMAAAGRCGRTPKRWRTTTVADPTAPARPDLIGRDFTTAATAVNTRWCGDITYVHTREGWLYLATVIDLASRRVVGWATADHLRTDLPARALSNAVASRRPDRPPIFHSDRGCQYGSAQYTRLADQHRIRLSVGRKGQCWDNAVAESFFATIKTELLHRETWPTRTAAHTAIFNWIEGWYNTRRRHSTLGYLSPAAYEATAHTSTISKVA, from the coding sequence GTGAACGTGTACCCGTTCATCGAGGCGGAGAAAGCGCGGCAGGGCAATGTGAAGCGTGCCTGTGAGCTGCTGGAGGTCTCCCGGTCCGCCTACTATCAGCACCGCACCGCGGGCCTGTCGCCGCGGGCCCGCCAGGACGTCGAACTCACCGAGCGGATCATCGTCGTGCACGACGCGTCCGCCAGCACCTACGGCGCCCCACGCGTGCACGCCGAGCTTCGCGCCCAGGGCCGGCGACACTCCCGCAAGCGGATCGCCCGGCTCATGGCCGCGGCCGGAAGGTGCGGCCGGACACCGAAACGGTGGCGCACGACCACCGTTGCCGACCCGACAGCGCCGGCGCGGCCGGACCTGATCGGCAGGGACTTCACCACCGCCGCCACGGCGGTGAACACCCGCTGGTGCGGCGACATCACATACGTCCACACCCGGGAGGGCTGGCTGTACCTGGCCACCGTGATCGACCTGGCCTCCCGCCGGGTCGTCGGCTGGGCCACCGCCGACCACCTACGCACCGACCTACCCGCCCGGGCGTTGTCGAACGCCGTCGCCAGTCGCCGCCCCGACCGGCCGCCAATTTTTCACAGCGACCGCGGCTGTCAATACGGCAGCGCCCAGTACACCCGGTTGGCCGACCAGCACCGAATCCGCCTGTCCGTCGGACGCAAAGGCCAGTGCTGGGACAACGCCGTCGCCGAGTCGTTCTTCGCCACCATCAAAACCGAACTACTCCACCGCGAGACCTGGCCCACCCGGACCGCAGCTCACACCGCGATCTTCAACTGGATCGAGGGCTGGTACAACACCCGACGCCGTCACTCCACCCTCGGCTACCTCAGCCCCGCCGCCTACGAAGCCACCGCCCACACCAGCACGATCAGCAAGGTAGCCTGA
- a CDS encoding transposase produces MGRKPRRPRRAFTPEFKAEIVEVCRRGDRTVGQVAKDFDLTETAVRDWVKQADLDAGARSDGLTSAEREELARLRRENRRLREDVDILRRATAFFVRETR; encoded by the coding sequence ATGGGGAGAAAGCCGCGTCGGCCGCGGAGGGCGTTCACGCCGGAGTTCAAGGCGGAGATCGTCGAGGTGTGCCGGCGGGGTGACCGCACGGTCGGTCAGGTCGCGAAGGATTTCGATCTGACCGAGACGGCGGTGCGGGACTGGGTGAAGCAGGCCGACCTCGACGCTGGTGCCCGTTCGGACGGGTTGACCAGTGCGGAGCGGGAGGAGTTGGCGCGGTTGCGTCGGGAGAACCGCCGGCTGCGTGAGGACGTCGACATCCTCAGACGGGCCACGGCTTTCTTCGTGAGGGAGACCCGGTGA
- a CDS encoding replication-relaxation family protein produces MSDHVLRAQSTLTARDHTLLGWLADHGVMTTPQIAHALFPSLDFAQRRLHRLHTIGVIDRFRPLKTDGGTYPYHYVLDQLGAEIIAAQRDQPPPRPSHTRTRRRRWTVAPVLAHRLGVNQFFTDLAGHARTHPDHELQRWWSEARCREPDSFPNPHANFDLRAYPAPIHPDGHGIWRTGDHRVPFFLEHDTGTEPLTELHRKLRGYLRLVDYGGPRWPILFWLHSAKRAHHLHQHLGDETRYVPVATASRDHATQAGLNPAGRLWWLHGHNGLLTLAELAEALPHLQDPAYDPDQDAEPNA; encoded by the coding sequence GTGTCCGACCACGTCCTACGTGCGCAATCCACCCTGACCGCCCGCGACCACACCCTGCTCGGCTGGCTCGCCGACCACGGCGTCATGACCACGCCCCAGATCGCCCACGCCCTGTTCCCGTCCCTGGACTTCGCCCAACGCCGCCTCCACCGCCTCCACACCATCGGCGTCATCGACCGCTTCCGCCCCCTGAAGACCGACGGCGGCACCTACCCCTACCACTACGTCCTCGACCAACTCGGCGCCGAGATCATCGCCGCCCAACGCGACCAGCCGCCACCACGCCCCAGCCACACCAGGACCAGGCGCCGCCGCTGGACCGTCGCCCCCGTCCTTGCCCACCGGCTCGGCGTCAACCAGTTCTTCACCGACCTCGCCGGCCACGCCCGCACCCACCCCGACCACGAACTGCAAAGGTGGTGGTCGGAAGCCAGATGCCGCGAACCCGACAGCTTCCCCAACCCACACGCCAACTTCGACCTCCGCGCCTACCCCGCCCCGATCCACCCCGACGGCCACGGCATCTGGCGAACCGGCGACCACCGAGTGCCGTTCTTCCTCGAACACGACACCGGCACCGAACCCCTCACCGAACTACACCGCAAACTCCGCGGCTACCTCCGCCTCGTCGACTACGGCGGCCCCAGATGGCCGATCCTGTTCTGGCTCCACTCCGCCAAACGCGCCCACCACCTCCACCAACACCTCGGCGACGAAACCCGCTACGTACCCGTGGCCACCGCCAGCCGCGACCACGCCACCCAAGCCGGCCTCAACCCCGCCGGCCGCCTGTGGTGGCTCCACGGCCACAACGGCCTACTCACCCTCGCCGAACTCGCCGAAGCCCTACCCCACCTACAAGACCCCGCCTACGACCCCGACCAAGACGCCGAACCCAACGCCTGA
- a CDS encoding tyrosine-type recombinase/integrase: MPDGSLTKRCSCRDTNGKLIGVTCPKLRRTNGTWSADHGHWHYQIELPPTPDKRRRQLRRGGFRTRADAADELDQARTLISLANRDRERGTEIGDMLQTIAHNRQALPDPDEIRRRLRAGGSLADAPTVAEYLTQWLTGLQVDENTIRSYESHARNHHIPHLGHIPLDKLRPHHIKNMFTAIEQRANEIQAAKTSPDPKIRDSVKGIRPCGPATRQRIRASLRKAINDALAEEIIVGVANPATLVKTRGHRAHPIVWEPERVAHWKTTGDIPGPVMVWTDELLVQFLDYAAEHDPDLHPLFHFLAYRGPRRGEACGLRDSEVRLDKREVTINNQIATYGHLARQKPPKSKAGNRDLTLDADTTAVMTAYRARRNTQRLKAGPDWPDTGLFFVRPNGHPWHPNLVTQRFRKLTRKAGLPPIRLHDLRHGAATIALDAGIDIKVVSEQLGHTTTTLTRDTYQSVTKELHHQAADAVAERIKKKRSHLA, encoded by the coding sequence ATGCCCGACGGCTCACTGACCAAACGCTGCAGCTGCCGCGACACCAACGGCAAACTCATCGGCGTCACCTGCCCCAAACTCCGCCGCACCAACGGCACCTGGAGCGCCGACCACGGCCACTGGCACTACCAGATCGAACTCCCCCCAACCCCCGACAAACGCCGCCGCCAACTACGCCGAGGCGGCTTCCGCACCCGCGCCGACGCCGCCGACGAACTCGACCAGGCCCGCACCCTCATCTCCCTCGCCAACCGCGACCGCGAACGCGGCACCGAAATCGGCGACATGCTCCAAACCATCGCCCACAACCGCCAAGCCCTACCCGACCCCGACGAGATCCGCAGACGCCTACGCGCCGGCGGCTCCCTCGCCGACGCCCCCACCGTCGCCGAATACCTCACCCAATGGCTCACCGGCCTACAAGTCGACGAGAACACCATCCGCAGCTACGAATCCCACGCCCGCAACCACCACATCCCCCACCTCGGCCACATCCCCCTGGACAAACTCCGCCCCCACCACATCAAGAACATGTTCACCGCCATAGAACAACGCGCCAACGAAATCCAAGCGGCCAAGACCAGCCCCGACCCGAAAATCCGCGACAGCGTCAAGGGCATCCGCCCCTGCGGCCCCGCCACCCGCCAACGCATCCGCGCCTCCCTACGCAAGGCCATCAACGACGCCCTCGCCGAAGAGATCATCGTCGGCGTCGCCAACCCCGCCACCCTCGTCAAGACCCGAGGCCACCGCGCACACCCCATCGTCTGGGAACCCGAACGCGTCGCCCACTGGAAAACCACCGGCGACATCCCCGGCCCCGTCATGGTCTGGACCGACGAACTCCTCGTCCAGTTCCTCGACTACGCCGCCGAACACGACCCCGACCTACACCCCCTGTTCCACTTCCTCGCCTACCGCGGCCCCCGCCGCGGCGAAGCCTGCGGCCTACGCGACTCCGAAGTCCGACTCGACAAACGAGAGGTCACCATCAACAACCAGATCGCCACCTACGGCCACCTCGCACGACAGAAACCCCCCAAAAGCAAAGCCGGCAACCGCGACCTCACCCTCGACGCCGACACCACCGCCGTCATGACCGCCTACCGTGCCCGCCGCAACACCCAACGCCTCAAAGCCGGACCCGACTGGCCCGACACCGGCCTGTTCTTCGTACGCCCCAACGGACACCCCTGGCACCCCAACCTCGTCACCCAACGCTTCCGCAAACTCACCCGCAAAGCCGGACTACCACCCATCCGCCTCCACGACCTCCGCCACGGCGCCGCCACCATCGCCCTCGACGCCGGCATCGACATCAAAGTCGTATCCGAACAACTCGGACACACCACCACCACACTCACCCGCGACACGTACCAAAGCGTCACCAAAGAACTCCACCACCAAGCAGCCGACGCAGTCGCGGAGAGGATTAAGAAGAAGCGCAGCCACCTCGCGTGA